CCATGGAGAACCGCCGCCTCGAGATCACCTGGACCATCGCGACGGCCATCATCCTGCTGTTCGTCGGCGTCGCCTCCTACCAGGTGATGGCGAGTCCCTACGTGACCGCCTCGGCCGGAGACAGCGCCGAACTGGCCGATCAGGACCCCGAACGCATCGAAGTCGTCGCCCAGCGCTACGGCTGGACGTTCAACTACGGGCAGACCGACGTCTCGACGCAGGGCACCCTGCGCATCCCGGCCGACCAGGAGGTGGTCCTGCGGATAACCTCGACCGACTGGCTCCACGCGTTCCACGTCCCGGGCCTGGGCCTGAAGTCCGACGCGTTCCCCGGCCAGCACAACACCATCCGGACGGTCGCCAACGGCCCCGGCACGTACCAGCTCTACTGTGCGGAGTACTGTGGCTCCGGCCACT
The DNA window shown above is from Haloarcula halobia and carries:
- the coxB gene encoding cytochrome c oxidase subunit II, with the protein product MTRKRAGLVALFGVALLALAVEPAAAQTADSTTESLIWGLNQNLLYVAIPITVLVEGILVYTVWRFRNKEEALPTMENRRLEITWTIATAIILLFVGVASYQVMASPYVTASAGDSAELADQDPERIEVVAQRYGWTFNYGQTDVSTQGTLRIPADQEVVLRITSTDWLHAFHVPGLGLKSDAFPGQHNTIRTVANGPGTYQLYCAEYCGSGHSQMLGTVEVLPQDEYDQWLQSQQNETAN